One stretch of Enoplosus armatus isolate fEnoArm2 chromosome 1, fEnoArm2.hap1, whole genome shotgun sequence DNA includes these proteins:
- the cttn gene encoding src substrate cortactin isoform X2 yields MWKAAAGQSVSVAVNDEGDDWETDPDFENDVSEKEQRWGAKTVSGSGHQEHIDIHRLRETVSTEHTSLKQKELDTMPKASHGYGGKFGVQQDRMDKSAVGHDYQSMLSKHCSQTDTSKGFGGKFGVQADRVDQSAVGFEYAGKTEKHASQRDYTAGFGGRYGVQADRVDQSAMGFDYQAKTEKHESQKDYAKGFGGKFGVETDKVDKSAVGFEYQGKTERHESQKDYVKGFGGKFGVQTDRQDKSALGWDHQEKLQLHESQKDYSKGFGGKFGVQNDRMDKSAGTFDEVEKPSPSYQKTKPVEAAGSSTGSIKARFENIAKQKEEEDRKRAEEERARRQAKEKQEQEEARRKIEETAKAPSPVPAASPSPTPSPTPPVQPAAAPTYQKTEEPSHDAAAENGEQLYEAEPQSQDAPQDQDQDLYQNPEETQAGDGQQYEYSEDLGVTAVALYDYQAAGDDEISFDPDDIITNIEMIDEGWWRGVCRGAYGLFPANYVEVRQ; encoded by the exons ATGTGgaaggcagcagcaggacagtcagtcagtgtggcTGTAAATGACGAAGGGGACGACTGGGAGACGGACCCAGACTTTGAG aATGACGTATCAGAGAAGGAGCAGCGCTGGGGGGCCAAGACGGTCTCGGGCTCAGGACATCAGGAGCACATAGA TATCCACCGGCTGCGTGAGACGGTGTCGACGGAGCACACCAGCTTGAAGCAGAAGGAGCTGGACACCATGCCCAAGGCCTCGCATGGATACGGAGGAAAGTTTGGAGTGCAGCAGGACCGCATGGACAAG TCTGCTGTGGGTCATGACTACCAGAGCATGTTGTCTAAGCACTGCTCCCAGACGGACACCTCCAAGGGCTTTGGAGGGAAGTTTGGAGTGCAAGCTGACCGTGTTGACCAG TCAGCTGTTGGCTTCGAGTATGCCGGGAAGACGGAGAAACATGCTTCGCAGAGAG ACTACACCGCTGGGTTTGGGGGGCGATACGGAGTGCAGGCAGACCGCGTCGACCAGAGCGCAATGGGCTTCGATTACCAGGCCAAAACCGAGAAACACGAGTCCCAGAAAG ATTATGCCAAGGGCTTTGGCGGCAAGTTTGGTGTTGAGACCGACAAGGTGGACAAGAGTGCTGTGGGCTTTGAGTACCAGGGCAAAACAGAGAGGCACGAGTCACAGAAAG ACTATGTGAAGGGCTTTGGGGGAAAGTTTGGTGtgcagacggacagacaggataAGTCGGCGCTGGGATGGGACCACCAGGAGAAACTACAGCTCCACGAGTCCCAGAAAG ATTATTCGAAAGGATTTGGAGGGAAATTTGGAGTCCAGAATGACCGGATGGATAAG AGTGCAGGGACCTTTGATGAAGTGGAGAAGCCGAGCCCATCGTACCAGAAAACCAAACCTGTGGAGGCCG CCGGCAGCAGCACAGGAAGCATCAAGGCCCGCTTCGAAAACATCGCcaagcagaaggaggaggaggacagaaagagggcCGAGGAGGAGCGAGCACGTCGTCAGGCCAAGGAGAAGCAGGAGCAAGAGGAGGCGCGCCGCAAAATCGAAGAGACCGCCAAGGCCCCCTCTCCTGTCCCTGCTGCAAGTCCCAGTCCCACCCCCAGCCCGACTCCACCAGTCCAGCCAGCTGCTGCCCCGACATACCAG AAGACGGAGGAACCGTCCCacgatgctgctgctgagaacGGAGAGCAGCTGTATGAGGCGGAGCCACAGAGCCAGGACGCACCGCAGGATCAGGACCAGGATCTCTACCAGAACCCCGAGGAGACTCAAGCAGGAG ACGGCCAGCAATACGAGTACAGCGAGGACCTCGGGGTGACGGCGGTGGCCCTGTACGACTACCAAGCAG CCGGCGACGACGAGATATCCTTCGACCCCGATGACATCATCACCAACATCGAGATGATCGACGAGGGCTGGTGGCGAGGCGTGTGCAGAGGTGCCTACGGCCTCTTCCCGGCCAACTACGTGGAGGTCCGGCAATGA
- the cttn gene encoding src substrate cortactin isoform X3 produces the protein MWKAAAGQSVSVAVNDEGDDWETDPDFENDVSEKEQRWGAKTVSGSGHQEHIDIHRLRETVSTEHTSLKQKELDTMPKASHGYGGKFGVQQDRMDKSAVGHDYQSMLSKHCSQTDTSKGFGGKFGVQADRVDQSAVGFEYAGKTEKHASQRDYAKGFGGKFGVETDKVDKSAVGFEYQGKTERHESQKDYVKGFGGKFGVQTDRQDKSALGWDHQEKLQLHESQKDYKRGFGGQYGVEVERQDQCALGYEHKENLAKHESQKDYSKGFGGKFGVQNDRMDKSAGTFDEVEKPSPSYQKTKPVEAAGSSTGSIKARFENIAKQKEEEDRKRAEEERARRQAKEKQEQEEARRKIEETAKAPSPVPAASPSPTPSPTPPVQPAAAPTYQKTEEPSHDAAAENGEQLYEAEPQSQDAPQDQDQDLYQNPEETQAGDGQQYEYSEDLGVTAVALYDYQAAGDDEISFDPDDIITNIEMIDEGWWRGVCRGAYGLFPANYVEVRQ, from the exons ATGTGgaaggcagcagcaggacagtcagtcagtgtggcTGTAAATGACGAAGGGGACGACTGGGAGACGGACCCAGACTTTGAG aATGACGTATCAGAGAAGGAGCAGCGCTGGGGGGCCAAGACGGTCTCGGGCTCAGGACATCAGGAGCACATAGA TATCCACCGGCTGCGTGAGACGGTGTCGACGGAGCACACCAGCTTGAAGCAGAAGGAGCTGGACACCATGCCCAAGGCCTCGCATGGATACGGAGGAAAGTTTGGAGTGCAGCAGGACCGCATGGACAAG TCTGCTGTGGGTCATGACTACCAGAGCATGTTGTCTAAGCACTGCTCCCAGACGGACACCTCCAAGGGCTTTGGAGGGAAGTTTGGAGTGCAAGCTGACCGTGTTGACCAG TCAGCTGTTGGCTTCGAGTATGCCGGGAAGACGGAGAAACATGCTTCGCAGAGAG ATTATGCCAAGGGCTTTGGCGGCAAGTTTGGTGTTGAGACCGACAAGGTGGACAAGAGTGCTGTGGGCTTTGAGTACCAGGGCAAAACAGAGAGGCACGAGTCACAGAAAG ACTATGTGAAGGGCTTTGGGGGAAAGTTTGGTGtgcagacggacagacaggataAGTCGGCGCTGGGATGGGACCACCAGGAGAAACTACAGCTCCACGAGTCCCAGAAAG ACTATAAGCGTGGGTTTGGAGGGCAGTATGGGGTAGAGGTGGAGAGGCAGGACCAGTGTGCCCTGGGCTATGAGCACAAGGAGAACCTGGCCAAGCACGAGTCCCAGAAAG ATTATTCGAAAGGATTTGGAGGGAAATTTGGAGTCCAGAATGACCGGATGGATAAG AGTGCAGGGACCTTTGATGAAGTGGAGAAGCCGAGCCCATCGTACCAGAAAACCAAACCTGTGGAGGCCG CCGGCAGCAGCACAGGAAGCATCAAGGCCCGCTTCGAAAACATCGCcaagcagaaggaggaggaggacagaaagagggcCGAGGAGGAGCGAGCACGTCGTCAGGCCAAGGAGAAGCAGGAGCAAGAGGAGGCGCGCCGCAAAATCGAAGAGACCGCCAAGGCCCCCTCTCCTGTCCCTGCTGCAAGTCCCAGTCCCACCCCCAGCCCGACTCCACCAGTCCAGCCAGCTGCTGCCCCGACATACCAG AAGACGGAGGAACCGTCCCacgatgctgctgctgagaacGGAGAGCAGCTGTATGAGGCGGAGCCACAGAGCCAGGACGCACCGCAGGATCAGGACCAGGATCTCTACCAGAACCCCGAGGAGACTCAAGCAGGAG ACGGCCAGCAATACGAGTACAGCGAGGACCTCGGGGTGACGGCGGTGGCCCTGTACGACTACCAAGCAG CCGGCGACGACGAGATATCCTTCGACCCCGATGACATCATCACCAACATCGAGATGATCGACGAGGGCTGGTGGCGAGGCGTGTGCAGAGGTGCCTACGGCCTCTTCCCGGCCAACTACGTGGAGGTCCGGCAATGA
- the cttn gene encoding src substrate cortactin isoform X1, with amino-acid sequence MWKAAAGQSVSVAVNDEGDDWETDPDFENDVSEKEQRWGAKTVSGSGHQEHIDIHRLRETVSTEHTSLKQKELDTMPKASHGYGGKFGVQQDRMDKSAVGHDYQSMLSKHCSQTDTSKGFGGKFGVQADRVDQSAVGFEYAGKTEKHASQRDYTAGFGGRYGVQADRVDQSAMGFDYQAKTEKHESQKDYAKGFGGKFGVETDKVDKSAVGFEYQGKTERHESQKDYVKGFGGKFGVQTDRQDKSALGWDHQEKLQLHESQKDYKRGFGGQYGVEVERQDQCALGYEHKENLAKHESQKDYSKGFGGKFGVQNDRMDKSAGTFDEVEKPSPSYQKTKPVEAAGSSTGSIKARFENIAKQKEEEDRKRAEEERARRQAKEKQEQEEARRKIEETAKAPSPVPAASPSPTPSPTPPVQPAAAPTYQKTEEPSHDAAAENGEQLYEAEPQSQDAPQDQDQDLYQNPEETQAGDGQQYEYSEDLGVTAVALYDYQAAGDDEISFDPDDIITNIEMIDEGWWRGVCRGAYGLFPANYVEVRQ; translated from the exons ATGTGgaaggcagcagcaggacagtcagtcagtgtggcTGTAAATGACGAAGGGGACGACTGGGAGACGGACCCAGACTTTGAG aATGACGTATCAGAGAAGGAGCAGCGCTGGGGGGCCAAGACGGTCTCGGGCTCAGGACATCAGGAGCACATAGA TATCCACCGGCTGCGTGAGACGGTGTCGACGGAGCACACCAGCTTGAAGCAGAAGGAGCTGGACACCATGCCCAAGGCCTCGCATGGATACGGAGGAAAGTTTGGAGTGCAGCAGGACCGCATGGACAAG TCTGCTGTGGGTCATGACTACCAGAGCATGTTGTCTAAGCACTGCTCCCAGACGGACACCTCCAAGGGCTTTGGAGGGAAGTTTGGAGTGCAAGCTGACCGTGTTGACCAG TCAGCTGTTGGCTTCGAGTATGCCGGGAAGACGGAGAAACATGCTTCGCAGAGAG ACTACACCGCTGGGTTTGGGGGGCGATACGGAGTGCAGGCAGACCGCGTCGACCAGAGCGCAATGGGCTTCGATTACCAGGCCAAAACCGAGAAACACGAGTCCCAGAAAG ATTATGCCAAGGGCTTTGGCGGCAAGTTTGGTGTTGAGACCGACAAGGTGGACAAGAGTGCTGTGGGCTTTGAGTACCAGGGCAAAACAGAGAGGCACGAGTCACAGAAAG ACTATGTGAAGGGCTTTGGGGGAAAGTTTGGTGtgcagacggacagacaggataAGTCGGCGCTGGGATGGGACCACCAGGAGAAACTACAGCTCCACGAGTCCCAGAAAG ACTATAAGCGTGGGTTTGGAGGGCAGTATGGGGTAGAGGTGGAGAGGCAGGACCAGTGTGCCCTGGGCTATGAGCACAAGGAGAACCTGGCCAAGCACGAGTCCCAGAAAG ATTATTCGAAAGGATTTGGAGGGAAATTTGGAGTCCAGAATGACCGGATGGATAAG AGTGCAGGGACCTTTGATGAAGTGGAGAAGCCGAGCCCATCGTACCAGAAAACCAAACCTGTGGAGGCCG CCGGCAGCAGCACAGGAAGCATCAAGGCCCGCTTCGAAAACATCGCcaagcagaaggaggaggaggacagaaagagggcCGAGGAGGAGCGAGCACGTCGTCAGGCCAAGGAGAAGCAGGAGCAAGAGGAGGCGCGCCGCAAAATCGAAGAGACCGCCAAGGCCCCCTCTCCTGTCCCTGCTGCAAGTCCCAGTCCCACCCCCAGCCCGACTCCACCAGTCCAGCCAGCTGCTGCCCCGACATACCAG AAGACGGAGGAACCGTCCCacgatgctgctgctgagaacGGAGAGCAGCTGTATGAGGCGGAGCCACAGAGCCAGGACGCACCGCAGGATCAGGACCAGGATCTCTACCAGAACCCCGAGGAGACTCAAGCAGGAG ACGGCCAGCAATACGAGTACAGCGAGGACCTCGGGGTGACGGCGGTGGCCCTGTACGACTACCAAGCAG CCGGCGACGACGAGATATCCTTCGACCCCGATGACATCATCACCAACATCGAGATGATCGACGAGGGCTGGTGGCGAGGCGTGTGCAGAGGTGCCTACGGCCTCTTCCCGGCCAACTACGTGGAGGTCCGGCAATGA
- the ppfia1 gene encoding liprin-alpha-1, which yields MMCEVMPTISEAEGPGGGGGSGRRGSGSPLQSDSEGHFESLMVSMLEERDRLLDTLRETQENLGLTQGKLHEVSHERDSLQRQLNTALPQEFAALTKEVNVCREQLLEKEEEIAELKAERNNTRLLLEHLECLVSRHERSLRMTVVKRQAQSPAGVSSEVEVLKALKSLFEHHKALDEKVRERLRVALERCSALEEQLTISHKELAYLREQNSQKRGLADGTSEVNHNSENTPSTNGKRSSDGSLSQEEESGPVFGKVGELQEVVERQTADLGQMKERMAAMVSRINELEEDLDTARKDLIKSEDMNTRLQRDLRESMAQKEDMEERITTLEKRYLAAQREATSVHDLNDKLENEVANKESLFRQTEDRNRQLQEKLELAEQKLQQTIRKAETLPEVEAELAQRVAALTKAEERHGNVEERLRQLEAQLEEKNQELLRARQREKMNEEHNKRLSETVDKLLSESNERLQLHLKERMSALEDKNALIRELEHTKKLIEESHHEKEQLLIQIETMRAESEQGRSRSNSLLHGRSQLGSTPDFRYPVSASSMMDSNSDHYGSALVLRRPQKGRMAALRDEPSKVQTLNEQEWERMQQANVLANVAQAFESDMDASDLEEDRETIFSSVDLLSPGGQADAQTLALMLQEQLDAINNEIRMIQEEKESTAIRAEEIECRVGSGDSLGGRFRSMSSIPPSLCAGSSLGGSPPGSGHSTPRRIPRSPNRELDRMGVMTLPSDLRKHRRKEHVSLPPQSAQDDKATIHCETSPPTTPRSMRLNREAGHAASHEDIRDIRGLAGLQDGQGSNPSSSNSSQDSLNKAAKKKSIKSSIGRLFGKKEKGRPSIPGKDSPSQAGTPEAESSPKDGLGMGTLGGPAEKNRKLQKKHELLEEARRQGLPFAQWDGPTVVVWLELWVGMPAWYVAACRANVKSGAIMSALSDTEIQREIGISNPLHRLKLRLAIQEIMSLTSPSAPPTSRTTTGNVWVTHEEMESLAATPPTEDDEGSWAQTLAYGDMNHEWIGNEWLPSLGLPQYRSYFMESLVDARMLDHLTKKDLRGQLKMVDSFHRNSFQCGVMSLRRLNYDRKELERRREESQLELQEVLVWSNERVISWVQAIGLKEYSGNLYESGVHGALLALDETFDHNTLALLLQIPTQNTQARATLEREYNSLLATGTERRMEEDDDKNFRRAPSWRKKFRPKDMRGMSLGASDTLPANFRVTSSSPASPSTQPKRSPMDGSQSIQRLDTATVRTYSC from the exons GAGTTTGCTGCACTAACAAAGGAAGTGAACGTGTGCCGGGAGCAGCTtctggagaaggaggaggagattgcAGAGCTGAAGGCTGAGAGAAACAACACACGG CTCCTGTTGGAGCACTTGGAGTGCCTGGTGTCTCGCCACGAGCGTAGTCTGCGGATGACTGTGGTGAAGAGACAGGCTCAGTCTCCGGCAGGAGTCTCAAGTGAAGTGGAGGTCCTCAAAGCCCTTAAGTCACTTTTCGAACACCACAAAGCCCTCGACGAGAAG GTGAGGGAGCGACTCCGCGTTGCCTTGGAAAGATGCAGCGCATTGGAGGAACAGCTCACCATCTCGCACAAAGAA TTGGCTTACCTCAGGGAGCAGAACAGCCAGAAGAGAGGACTGGCAGATGGAACCAGCGAGGTCAACCACaactctgaaaacacaccaaGCACTAATGGCAAG CGGTCTTCAGATGGCTCGCTGAGTCAGGAGGAGGAGTCGGGGCCTGTGTTCGGGAAGGTCGGCGAGCTCCAGGAGGTGGTGGAACGTCAGACAGCTGATCTGGGCCAGATGAAGGAGCGCATGGCTGCTATGGTCTCACGCATCAATGAGCTGGAAGAGGACCTGGACACGGCCCGAAAGGACCTCATCAAGTCCGAAGACATGAACACGCGGCTACAGAGAGACCTGAGAGAG tcaaTGGCTCAGaaggaggacatggaggagagGATCACCACCCTGGAGAAGCGCTACCTGGCAGCTCAGCGGGAGGCTACCTCCGTCCACGACCTTAACGACAAGTTGGAGAATGAAGTGGCCAACAAGGAGTCCCTCTTCAGACAG ACTGAGGACAGAAACCGACAACTCCAAGAGAAGCTGGAGCTGGCTgagcagaagctgcagcagaccATCCGCAAGGCAGAGACTCTGCCTGAGGTGGAAGCAGAGCTAGCTCAGAGGGTAGCTGCCCTCACAAAG GCAGAGGAGCGCCATGGCAATGTGGAGGAGAGACTGAGGCAGCTGGAggcccagctggaggagaagaacCAGGAACTGCTCAGg GCACGGCAGCGAGAGAAGATGAATGAGGAGCACAACAAGCGTCTGTCTGAGACAGTGGACAAACTCCTTTCAGAGTCCAACGAGAGACTCCAGCTTCACCTCAAAGAGAGGATGTCTGCCCTGGAGGATAAG aATGCCCTGATAAGAGAACTTGAGCACACCAAGAAGTTGATTGAGGAGTCTCACCATGAGAAG GAGCAGCTCCTGATCCAGATTGAGACAATGAGGGCAGAGAGCGAGCAGGGTAGGAGCAGGAGCAACTCCTTACTACATGG gCGGTCTCAGCTGGGCAGCACTCCAGACTTCAGGTATCCAGTGTCAGCTTCCTCAATGATGGACAGTAACTCAGACCATTATGGCAGCGCTCTTGTGCTGAGACGGCCTCAGAAAGGACGGATGGCTGCACTCCGGGACGAGCCATCCAAG GTGCAGACTTTGAACGAGCAGGAGTGGGAGCGCATGCAGCAGGCTAACGTGCTGGCAAATGTGGCCCAGGCCTTTGAGAGTGACATGGATGCTTCAGACCTGGAGGAGGATCGAGAGACCATTTTCAGCTCGGTGGACCTGCTGTCCCCTGGTGGCCAGGCTGACGCACAGACCCTCGCCTTAAtgctgcaggagcagctggacGCTATCAACAATGAAATTAG AATGATccaagaggagaaggagagcacAGCCATCCGGGCAGAGGAGATTGAATGCCGGGTGGGCAGCGGCGATAGCCTGGGAGGACGTTTCCGCTCAATGAGCTCCATTCCTCCGTCACTGTGTGCGGGCTCCTCGTTGGGCGGCTCACCCCCAGGCTCTGGCCACTCCACCCCCAGACGCATTCCCCGCAGCCCCAACAGAGAACTGGACCGCATGGGTGTCATGACCTTG CCTAGTGACCTGCGCAAGCACCGCAGGAAG GAACATGTGTCTCTCCCACCACAGTCTGCTCAGGATGACAAGGCCACTATCCACTGTGAGACGTCACCCCCCACCACTCCACGCTCCATGCGCTTAAACAGGGAGGCAGGGCATGCTGCAAGCCATGAGGACATTAGAGACATTCGAGG TCTGGCTGGCCTGCAGGACGGCCAGGGTAGTAACCCCAGCAGTAGTAACAGCAGCCAGGACTCCCTCAACAAAGCAGCCAAGAAGAAAAGTATCAAGTCTTCCATTGGACGCCTCTTtgggaagaaggagaagggcCGACCCAGCATTCCCGGCAAGGACTCCCCCAGCCAAG CTGGCACTCCGGAGGCAGAGAGCTCTCCTAAGGATGGCTTAGGAATGGGCACCCTGGGAGGCCCCGCAGAGAAGAACAGGAAGCTGCAGAAGAA GCATGAATTACTGGAGGAGGCTCGCAGGCAGGGCCTGCCATTCGCCCAGTGGGACGGACCAACTGTTGTGGTTTGGCTTGAG CTGTGGGTGGGCATGCCGGCCTGGTACGTGGCGGCATGCCGTGCCAATGTGAAGAGCGGAGCCATTATGTCGGCGCTATCAGACACAGAGATCCAACGGGAGATTGGTATAAGCAACCCGCTGCATCGGCTGAAACTTCGCCTGGCCATCCAGGAAATCATGTCTCTCACCAGCCCTTCTGCCCCGCCAACCTCaagaacg ACTACAGGAAACGTTTGGGTCACACATGAAGAAATGGAAAGTTTGGCAGCCACACCTCCCACG GAGGATGACGAGGGTAGCTGGGCCCAG ACGTTGGCGTACGGAGACATGAACCACGAGTGGATTGGTAACGAGTGGCTGCCCAGCCTGGGTTTACCGCAGTACCGTTCCTACTTCATGGAGTCCCTGGTGGACGCCCGCATGCTCGACCACCTCACCAAGAAGGACCTTAGGGGACAGCTCAAAATGGTGGATAGCTTCCACAG GAACAGTTTTCAGTGTGGAGTGATGAGTCTGAGGAGGCTCAACTATGACaggaaggagctggagaggagaagggaagagTCTCAGCTGGAGCTTCAAg AAGTGCTGGTGTGGAGTAACGAGCGTGTGATCAGCTGGGTTCAGGCCATCGGGCTGAAAGAGTACAGTGGCAACCTTTATGAGAGCGGAGTCCATGGAGCGCTGCTCGCCCTGGACGAAACCTTCGATCACAACACCCtggccctgctgctgcagatccCCACGCAGAACACGCAG GCCAGAGCAACTCTTGAGCGTGAATACAACAGTCTGCTGGCCACTGGCACAGAAAGGAGAATGGAAGAG GATGACGATAAGAACTTCCGCCGAGCTCCCTCATGGAGAAAGAAGTTCAGGCCCAAAGACATGAGGGGGATGTCCTTGGGTGCGTCAGACACCCTGCCCGCCAACTTCCGAGTGACCAGTAGCAGCCCGGCATCTCCCTCCACGCAGCCAAAGAGGAGCCCGATGGACG GAAGTCAGTCTATACAGAGGCTGGACACGGCCACAGTCAGGACCTACTCTTGTTAA